From Candidatus Vondammii sp. HM_W22, one genomic window encodes:
- a CDS encoding putative phage tail protein has product MNDRAESLLNEANPRATYELLAEWEAFANLPDTCTGSTLTLQERRAVLVQRLTATGGNRSPLEDQPRRRP; this is encoded by the coding sequence GTGAATGACCGCGCCGAGTCGCTACTTAACGAGGCCAATCCGCGTGCCACCTATGAATTACTGGCCGAGTGGGAGGCGTTCGCCAACCTGCCGGACACCTGCACCGGCAGCACCCTGACACTCCAAGAGCGCCGGGCCGTGCTGGTGCAACGTCTGACCGCCACGGGTGGAAACAGATCCCCTCTTGAAGATCAACCGCGCAGAAGACCTTGA
- a CDS encoding baseplate J/gp47 family protein, translated as MFPQWLGIGTVGVFFVRDDDASFIPDAAEVQAVQDYIDALRPVAADLTISAPTEAPADGEFDHVLATPLADVVFSAGEIGSLGNIT; from the coding sequence GTGTTTCCACAGTGGCTGGGAATTGGCACCGTTGGGGTGTTTTTCGTGCGCGATGACGATGCCAGTTTTATCCCCGATGCGGCGGAGGTACAGGCAGTGCAGGATTACATCGATGCGCTACGCCCGGTGGCAGCTGATCTGACGATCAGCGCCCCCACCGAGGCGCCGGCCGATGGTGAGTTTGATCACGTCCTGGCTACTCCGTTGGCTGATGTGGTGTTTTCTGCCGGTGAGATCGGCTCCCTTGGCAACATCACCTAG
- a CDS encoding baseplate J/gp47 family protein gives MLTKRPAALHARLHARVQGPPHGGNAADYEAWRWRWRT, from the coding sequence GTGCTGACGAAGAGACCGGCGGCCCTGCATGCACGCTTGCATGCCCGTGTACAGGGCCCTCCCCACGGCGGCAACGCCGCCGACTATGAGGCATGGCGCTGGAGGTGGAGGACATGA
- a CDS encoding phage GP46 family protein, translated as MDLAIIYNGTELTLDLTTLDVDLAANDGLHSAVLVSLFTDRRAANDDLLPSSALDRRGWWADA; from the coding sequence ATGGACCTCGCGATTATCTATAACGGCACCGAGCTGACCCTCGACCTGACCACCCTGGACGTCGATCTGGCCGCCAATGACGGTTTGCACAGTGCGGTGCTGGTGTCGCTGTTCACCGATCGGCGGGCAGCGAATGATGACCTGCTGCCATCGAGCGCCCTGGACCGGCGTGGTTGGTGGGCTGATGCCTAG
- a CDS encoding phage baseplate assembly protein: MWLPNTLVPVIDSWLGVDADRLIVSVQFLLDGEGWRSELRLMPKEAFDLVPPEPTADEMESIL; the protein is encoded by the coding sequence TTGTGGCTGCCAAACACGCTGGTGCCGGTGATAGATTCATGGCTGGGCGTTGATGCCGACAGGCTGATTGTCTCCGTTCAGTTTTTGCTGGATGGCGAGGGATGGCGCTCCGAGCTGCGGCTAATGCCGAAAGAGGCGTTCGACCTGGTGCCGCCTGAGCCTACCGCCGACGAGATGGAGAGTATCTTGTGA
- a CDS encoding DNA-binding protein: MTKGWFTPGELVGLPGLPGTERGINKADDRGKLERRKYRKERGWEHALTELPSEAQASLLKHESVTASATMYKSPAIREPFIYDADQLAEVYDHKTDRAKATAGKKLTLFLNFERYLAVGYSQDAALKTAAEGHAGPGTGCGTSTTESRSARSWHCCAKGRRPWTD, translated from the coding sequence ATGACCAAGGGGTGGTTTACCCCCGGCGAGCTGGTCGGCCTGCCAGGCTTGCCTGGAACAGAACGCGGCATCAACAAAGCCGATGACCGGGGCAAACTGGAACGGCGCAAGTACCGCAAGGAGAGAGGATGGGAGCATGCACTGACCGAACTGCCCTCCGAGGCCCAGGCATCCCTGCTGAAGCACGAGAGCGTCACCGCCTCTGCCACGATGTACAAGTCCCCGGCGATCCGCGAGCCGTTCATCTACGATGCCGACCAGCTGGCCGAGGTGTACGACCACAAGACCGACCGGGCGAAGGCCACGGCCGGGAAGAAGCTGACACTGTTCCTGAACTTTGAGCGGTACCTAGCCGTCGGATACAGCCAGGATGCCGCGCTTAAGACCGCCGCCGAAGGGCACGCTGGTCCTGGCACCGGTTGCGGGACATCTACCACGGAAAGCCGGAGCGCGAGGAGCTGGCACTGCTGCGCGAAGGGCCGGAGGCCCTGGACCGATTGA
- a CDS encoding prephenate dehydrogenase/arogenate dehydrogenase family protein, whose translation MQDLESLRKELSGLDVELLEMVARRQEIVAEIGRVKSSAGRGTRDYTREKVVLDLARKTARRLEMDEDLGEAIFRLLIRASLATQEQDKVVSFGTGNGKRALVIGGAGQMGQWFVRFLTTQGYKVEICDPTAGQDGYKYYSGLSSADLDQELIVVAAPITGTVEILQELAKRKPSGVIFDISSLKGPLKAALDDLKHAGCKVTSIHPMFGPDTELLSGRNVIFVDLGVPEATVVAKSLFASTMVDQVEMSLDGHDRAMAYVLGLSHAVTIAFFNALAQSGEDASALAKLSSSTFDAQFDIASRVTEENPYLYFEIQSFNAFSPRALVALLNAVTQVAGRVLDGDEKGFVELMEQGKQFLAGRPGDRP comes from the coding sequence ATGCAGGATCTTGAAAGCCTGAGAAAAGAGCTGTCCGGACTAGATGTAGAGTTGCTGGAGATGGTGGCTCGCCGCCAGGAGATTGTGGCCGAGATCGGGCGGGTAAAATCTTCCGCCGGGCGAGGTACCAGAGACTATACCAGAGAAAAAGTGGTCCTTGATCTGGCCCGGAAAACGGCACGGCGCTTGGAAATGGATGAAGATCTGGGTGAGGCGATATTTCGCCTGCTTATCCGGGCCTCTCTCGCGACCCAGGAGCAGGATAAAGTGGTCTCATTTGGCACTGGCAATGGTAAGCGTGCTTTGGTGATCGGCGGTGCCGGGCAGATGGGGCAATGGTTTGTCCGTTTTTTGACGACCCAAGGATATAAGGTGGAGATCTGCGACCCGACAGCTGGACAGGATGGATACAAGTACTATTCTGGTCTGTCATCGGCAGATCTTGACCAGGAGTTGATTGTGGTTGCTGCGCCCATTACCGGGACAGTGGAGATTTTGCAGGAGTTGGCAAAACGCAAGCCTAGCGGGGTGATTTTCGATATAAGCTCACTCAAGGGCCCGCTCAAGGCAGCGCTGGATGATTTGAAGCACGCGGGATGTAAGGTGACCTCGATTCATCCCATGTTTGGTCCAGATACTGAGTTGTTATCAGGTCGCAATGTTATTTTTGTGGATCTGGGGGTGCCTGAGGCAACGGTGGTGGCAAAATCATTGTTTGCCTCGACCATGGTGGATCAAGTCGAGATGTCTCTCGATGGCCATGACCGGGCAATGGCCTACGTTCTTGGTTTATCCCACGCGGTCACTATTGCATTTTTCAATGCGCTGGCCCAGAGTGGCGAAGACGCCTCGGCACTGGCGAAACTCTCAAGCAGCACATTTGATGCACAGTTTGATATCGCCAGTCGTGTGACCGAAGAGAACCCCTACCTCTACTTTGAGATACAGTCATTCAATGCCTTCAGTCCGCGTGCTTTGGTCGCGTTGCTCAATGCAGTGACCCAGGTTGCAGGGCGGGTACTTGATGGCGATGAGAAAGGTTTTGTTGAGCTGATGGAGCAGGGAAAGCAATTTCTTGCTGGGCGACCTGGGGATCGCCCCTGA
- a CDS encoding transposase produces MGSVQWPGTIKDHLWGILNAVVLEVSNGLSEGLNSRIKMTKVHSRGFRNRSGLPMQPTSTLEG; encoded by the coding sequence ATGGGCAGTGTGCAGTGGCCGGGAACAATCAAGGATCATCTGTGGGGAATATTGAACGCTGTTGTTTTGGAAGTAAGTAATGGTCTGTCAGAAGGTCTCAACAGCCGAATCAAGATGACCAAGGTGCATAGCAGAGGTTTCCGCAACAGAAGCGGTTTGCCAATGCAACCTACTTCCACCTTGGAGGGCTGA
- a CDS encoding class I SAM-dependent methyltransferase codes for MATLDQTTRNYLRKLRQDIVFSETTRDQHLTYHTTWGLFSPKNLDHGSLLLLDYLQINEDDDTLDLGCGYGPLGLTMARLAPKGNSLLIDKDFVAVDYSRKNAELNNIKNAEVILSNGFSQVEDRQFDLIVSNLPAKTGKELYYLYFYDALERLNPGGHIYVVTISGLRKFIQRAFQEVFGNYKKLKQGRTYTVAVAQLPK; via the coding sequence ATGGCAACACTCGACCAGACCACCCGCAACTACCTGAGAAAACTGCGCCAGGATATAGTTTTTAGTGAAACTACACGGGACCAGCACCTCACCTACCACACAACCTGGGGACTTTTCTCGCCGAAAAATCTCGACCATGGCAGCCTGCTGCTGCTGGACTACCTGCAGATAAACGAGGACGACGATACACTTGATCTCGGTTGCGGCTATGGACCACTCGGTCTTACCATGGCTCGGCTTGCCCCCAAGGGGAACAGTTTGCTGATCGACAAGGACTTTGTCGCCGTGGACTACTCCCGAAAAAATGCTGAGCTGAATAACATCAAAAATGCTGAAGTGATTCTCAGTAATGGCTTCTCACAAGTAGAGGACCGCCAATTTGACCTAATCGTCTCTAATCTTCCTGCAAAAACGGGAAAAGAGCTCTACTACCTCTACTTTTACGATGCCCTTGAGCGACTAAACCCTGGCGGACACATCTACGTCGTCACCATCTCAGGCCTGAGAAAATTCATCCAGAGGGCCTTTCAGGAGGTTTTCGGTAACTATAAAAAGCTCAAGCAAGGCCGGACGTATACCGTTGCCGTAGCACAATTGCCCAAATAA
- a CDS encoding HesA/MoeB/ThiF family protein produces the protein MNDEQLLRYSRQIMLPSIGIEGQEKLLTSRVLIIGLGGLGSLAAMYLAAAGVGHLILADFDKVDLSNLQRQIIHSTESIGKLKVESAQSTLLAINPDCRIETISKLLNETELLAHVRSASLVIDGTDNFTTRFMVNDACVTTRTPLVSGAAIRLEGQVSVFTGQPGDPCYRCLYGDGRDMDETCSENGVLAPLVGIIGSLQATEAIKVLAGVGAPLIGRLLLLDALDMQWRTLKLKADHACPTCSGRE, from the coding sequence ATGAATGATGAGCAGCTCCTGCGGTACAGTCGCCAAATTATGCTTCCCTCTATCGGCATCGAGGGGCAGGAAAAACTACTGACGTCCAGAGTGTTGATCATCGGCCTCGGGGGACTTGGCTCGCTTGCAGCTATGTATCTGGCGGCCGCGGGCGTTGGCCATCTGATACTGGCCGATTTTGATAAAGTGGATCTCAGCAATCTGCAGCGCCAGATCATTCACTCCACAGAGAGTATCGGCAAGCTCAAGGTGGAGTCAGCACAAAGCACACTGCTCGCCATCAACCCAGACTGCCGGATCGAGACCATCAGCAAACTCCTCAATGAAACTGAGCTGCTGGCCCATGTAAGGAGTGCTAGTCTGGTGATCGACGGTACCGATAATTTCACCACCCGTTTCATGGTGAACGATGCCTGCGTCACAACCCGAACCCCGTTGGTATCCGGTGCTGCTATCCGCCTTGAGGGACAGGTTTCCGTCTTTACCGGCCAGCCGGGAGACCCATGTTACCGCTGCCTTTACGGAGATGGTCGCGACATGGATGAAACCTGCTCGGAAAATGGCGTACTGGCCCCGCTCGTTGGCATCATTGGCAGCTTACAGGCCACTGAAGCTATAAAGGTACTGGCCGGCGTTGGGGCACCCCTGATAGGACGGCTACTACTACTGGATGCACTGGATATGCAGTGGCGCACATTGAAACTCAAAGCAGACCACGCTTGCCCAACCTGTAGCGGCAGAGAATAA
- the prmC gene encoding peptide chain release factor N(5)-glutamine methyltransferase produces the protein MQTKQPYTINQALHQAADRLSRLPDAEPRMDAEVLLAHLLDVSRTHLFAWPEKALTPEQQTHFNSLIAERLKGKPLAYITGWREFWSLEFEVTPATLIPRPETEILVERALELIPKNTPAQVTDLGTGSGAIAAAIASERPLTDVLASDLSEKSLAVAQKNFQRLQLGSIDSRLGSWCQALPRDIDFDLILSNPPYVAEGDPHLEKNGLPWEPDCALTSGLDGLDDIHKIITQARQHLKPGGRLLLEHGWDQGPSVRELMASTGYQAISTRQDLAGRDRVTEGCVPCWKPLAETVY, from the coding sequence ATGCAAACCAAACAACCTTACACGATCAATCAGGCATTGCACCAAGCGGCAGATCGACTCAGCCGGTTACCGGATGCAGAACCGAGAATGGATGCAGAAGTACTCCTGGCCCATCTCCTGGACGTCTCACGCACTCATCTGTTCGCCTGGCCGGAGAAGGCACTTACTCCCGAGCAACAAACACACTTTAATAGCCTGATAGCAGAGCGCCTCAAAGGGAAACCTCTGGCCTATATCACGGGATGGAGAGAGTTCTGGTCTCTTGAGTTTGAAGTGACTCCAGCCACCCTGATCCCCCGCCCGGAAACTGAAATACTGGTTGAGCGGGCTCTGGAACTCATTCCCAAAAACACCCCTGCCCAAGTAACCGACCTTGGCACCGGCAGCGGTGCGATAGCAGCTGCGATTGCCAGTGAGCGACCGCTAACCGATGTATTGGCAAGCGACCTCTCCGAAAAATCACTGGCTGTCGCCCAAAAAAACTTCCAACGGCTCCAGCTTGGCAGCATTGACTCACGCCTTGGCAGTTGGTGTCAGGCACTCCCCCGGGATATAGATTTTGATCTGATTCTGAGCAACCCACCCTATGTGGCAGAAGGCGATCCTCATCTTGAGAAGAACGGCCTCCCTTGGGAACCGGATTGTGCTCTCACATCGGGATTAGATGGATTGGATGACATACACAAAATCATCACACAAGCGCGACAACACCTGAAGCCTGGAGGGCGTTTGCTGCTGGAACATGGATGGGATCAAGGCCCATCAGTGCGTGAGCTAATGGCATCCACCGGGTATCAGGCAATTTCCACGCGGCAGGATCTGGCAGGCAGAGACAGGGTAACCGAGGGCTGTGTGCCTTGTTGGAAACCGCTTGCAGAGACAGTGTATTAA
- the prfA gene encoding peptide chain release factor 1, translated as MKPSIQSKLEQITERFEEITALLADPDVQSEQNRFRNLSQEYAKLEPVVSCYNRYRDLEGEIDSIHEMLDDPEMVELAKEELAESQARKAILEPELQLLLIPADPNDERNIFLEVRAGTGGAEAALFAGDLLRMYLRYAEQQGWLSETISESLGEQGGYKEAITRISGRNVYSRLKFESGTHRVQRVPETESQGRIHTSACTVAILAEAEAIDEVRINSNDLRIDTYRASGAGGQHVNKTDSAVRITHLPSGIVVECQDERSQHKNKARAMSLLQARLLSGLQKKQTNKQAAARKLQVGSGDRSERIRTYNYPQNRVTDHRISLTLYKLDEIMTGVLDQVIDPLAREHQAELLADNEA; from the coding sequence ATGAAGCCGTCCATCCAAAGCAAGCTGGAACAGATCACCGAGCGATTCGAGGAGATCACCGCACTACTGGCCGATCCTGACGTACAAAGCGAGCAGAATCGCTTCCGCAACCTGAGCCAGGAGTACGCCAAACTGGAGCCGGTCGTCTCCTGTTACAACCGGTACCGGGATCTTGAGGGGGAGATCGACAGCATTCATGAAATGCTGGATGACCCTGAGATGGTCGAACTGGCAAAAGAGGAGCTGGCTGAATCCCAGGCCCGGAAAGCAATACTGGAGCCGGAATTACAGTTGCTGCTGATTCCAGCCGACCCTAACGACGAACGCAATATCTTCCTTGAAGTGCGCGCCGGAACCGGCGGTGCAGAGGCGGCGCTGTTTGCCGGCGATCTTTTGCGCATGTATTTGCGATATGCTGAGCAGCAGGGGTGGCTATCGGAAACTATCAGTGAAAGCCTGGGTGAGCAAGGCGGTTATAAAGAGGCTATCACCCGAATCAGCGGTCGTAACGTATATTCACGCCTGAAGTTTGAATCAGGCACTCATCGTGTCCAGCGGGTCCCGGAAACCGAATCACAAGGCCGCATTCACACCTCAGCCTGCACCGTTGCCATCCTCGCCGAGGCAGAGGCGATTGATGAGGTGCGAATCAATAGCAACGACCTGCGTATCGACACCTACCGCGCCTCTGGGGCAGGCGGCCAGCATGTCAACAAAACAGATTCCGCAGTCCGTATTACCCACCTCCCCTCGGGCATAGTGGTAGAGTGCCAGGACGAACGATCACAACACAAAAACAAGGCCCGCGCCATGTCCCTGTTACAAGCCAGACTGCTGTCAGGCCTGCAGAAGAAGCAGACCAATAAGCAAGCTGCGGCACGCAAGCTCCAGGTAGGGAGCGGTGACCGCTCCGAACGCATACGTACCTACAACTATCCACAAAACAGAGTGACTGACCACCGCATCAGCCTCACGCTCTATAAGTTGGATGAGATCATGACCGGTGTACTGGATCAGGTAATCGACCCACTGGCCCGTGAGCACCAGGCTGAACTGTTGGCTGACAACGAGGCTTGA
- the hemA gene encoding glutamyl-tRNA reductase, translating into MSLLTLGLNHKTAPLGIRERVTFGPDIIVGALRSLSECPGIMESAIISTCNRMEIYCDTQGIGQEDISLWLSKFHGLELETIIPHLYGHEGRKCVHHLLRVASGLDSMVLGEPQILGQVKQGFHTANEAATTGKLLGRLFQHTFSVAKQVRTDTAIGHSPVSVAFAAASLARQIFGDLSEQTALLIGAGETIELAARHLNQNGIKQIIVANRTLERAHNLANQFNGYAIALTEIPSHLAEADIVISSTASPLPVLGKGTVESALKKRRHQPMFMVDIAVPRDIEAEIAELSDVYLYTVDDLQEIIEENLRSRQEAAKQAQEIIDLHTEEFMGWLRSLDAVGMIQNYRGQAEKTRDEVLGHALRHLANGKSAEESLNFLAHTLTNKLLHTPSTQIRQAGFEGHTELLNAANTLFQIKDNRSK; encoded by the coding sequence ATGTCATTGCTAACACTCGGCCTCAATCACAAAACCGCCCCCCTAGGCATCCGGGAGAGGGTTACTTTTGGCCCGGATATTATTGTGGGCGCGCTACGCAGCCTCTCCGAGTGCCCGGGGATCATGGAGTCAGCGATCATCTCCACCTGCAACAGGATGGAGATATACTGCGACACTCAGGGAATTGGCCAGGAAGATATCAGCCTCTGGCTGAGCAAATTTCATGGCCTCGAGCTGGAGACCATCATCCCCCATCTTTATGGCCACGAAGGGCGAAAATGTGTCCACCACCTCCTGAGGGTTGCCAGCGGCCTGGATTCAATGGTTCTTGGTGAACCGCAAATTCTCGGGCAGGTAAAACAAGGTTTTCATACAGCAAATGAGGCAGCCACTACCGGCAAACTGCTGGGAAGGCTGTTCCAACACACCTTTTCCGTTGCCAAACAGGTGCGCACAGATACCGCCATAGGCCACAGCCCGGTCTCCGTCGCCTTTGCCGCCGCCAGCCTGGCGCGACAGATTTTCGGCGATCTCTCGGAGCAGACCGCTCTGCTGATTGGCGCCGGTGAGACCATCGAACTGGCGGCACGCCACCTGAATCAGAACGGAATCAAACAGATTATCGTGGCCAATCGCACGCTGGAGCGTGCCCATAATCTAGCCAACCAGTTCAACGGCTATGCCATTGCACTGACTGAGATACCATCACATCTGGCTGAGGCGGATATCGTCATCTCCTCCACAGCCAGCCCCCTGCCTGTGCTGGGTAAAGGCACCGTGGAGAGCGCCCTGAAAAAGCGCAGGCATCAACCCATGTTTATGGTGGATATCGCGGTCCCACGTGATATTGAAGCCGAAATAGCCGAGCTGAGCGATGTCTACCTGTATACCGTCGATGACCTGCAGGAGATTATTGAGGAAAACCTTCGCTCACGTCAGGAAGCCGCTAAACAGGCCCAGGAAATTATCGACCTGCATACTGAAGAGTTCATGGGATGGCTGCGCTCTCTGGACGCTGTTGGCATGATCCAGAACTATCGCGGGCAGGCCGAAAAAACCCGGGATGAGGTACTGGGGCACGCCCTGAGACACCTGGCCAACGGCAAATCAGCTGAAGAGTCCCTGAACTTTCTAGCCCATACCTTAACCAATAAGCTGCTGCACACGCCAAGCACACAGATCCGCCAGGCCGGTTTCGAGGGTCACACAGAGCTGCTGAACGCAGCGAACACCTTATTTCAGATTAAAGATAACCGCAGTAAATGA
- a CDS encoding tetratricopeptide repeat protein, which produces MQLSTQRLILVLLAALVAGCSSAPEKQDPLTTGEPQGTGAVGAADTIAMPFQAPVQPAKGLTPDMVFNVLAGEVAMQRGEMTRAYGHQMAVAALAGDAKAAERAARIALHIKETVWAVNAVNKWVQLTPNDLAARQLAVVLYLKANRREAAFEQLKAIVEISESKKENGFLHAMATASRDLKPDVAIGLMRRLAEAYTDDPRGWHALSLTALNHKLYAVAENETMVLLKRHPQWLKSYLVLSRVYVAQGRKAEARELLAGAVDKNPDEPMLVAAYAWMLVDSKQMQQAYDCFLKLQTLDPEDESASYRLGILALELDRKEAAEKHFKQLYTLRKRADIAAYYLGRLREGGSQPKQAIEWYRKVNKGKYRYKAQVRTARLMAGQGQLQEARERLQGLRIRTPKQSVQLFLLEATLLRDYGNPGQVMSLYDKALEGHPENVELLYARGLFAVSQNRLDIMERDLGKIIASNPKHAGALNAFGYTLADQAERVQEALGLIQRALEIKHDEPAFLDSMGWVQYRLGNHQEALRYLRQAFETLPDSEIAAHYGEVLWVTGDHEQAGKVWQGVLDQDPESKHILEVMQRLAP; this is translated from the coding sequence ATGCAGTTATCGACTCAAAGATTGATATTGGTATTGCTTGCTGCGCTGGTTGCAGGCTGTAGCAGTGCACCTGAAAAGCAAGATCCTCTTACTACTGGCGAACCCCAGGGCACAGGTGCCGTTGGTGCAGCTGATACGATAGCGATGCCGTTTCAGGCGCCAGTTCAGCCAGCCAAAGGTCTGACCCCTGATATGGTATTCAATGTGCTGGCGGGTGAAGTTGCCATGCAGCGGGGAGAGATGACCAGGGCTTACGGGCATCAGATGGCAGTGGCGGCGCTGGCAGGTGACGCTAAGGCTGCAGAGCGGGCTGCCCGGATCGCACTGCATATTAAAGAGACTGTGTGGGCGGTAAACGCGGTTAACAAGTGGGTGCAACTGACCCCTAACGATCTTGCTGCCAGACAGCTTGCTGTGGTGCTCTATCTGAAAGCCAATAGGCGGGAGGCGGCGTTTGAGCAGCTTAAGGCCATTGTCGAGATTAGCGAAAGTAAAAAAGAGAACGGTTTTCTCCATGCTATGGCGACCGCTAGCCGTGACCTGAAACCGGATGTAGCAATTGGCCTGATGCGGCGCCTTGCCGAGGCCTATACCGACGACCCCCGGGGCTGGCATGCCCTTTCGCTGACTGCGCTGAACCATAAGCTGTATGCCGTTGCTGAGAATGAGACAATGGTGTTACTGAAACGCCATCCACAGTGGCTCAAGAGCTATCTGGTGCTGAGTCGAGTGTATGTTGCCCAAGGCAGAAAAGCCGAGGCGAGAGAGTTGCTGGCCGGTGCAGTGGATAAAAATCCGGATGAGCCGATGCTGGTTGCCGCCTATGCCTGGATGTTGGTCGACAGCAAACAGATGCAGCAGGCTTATGACTGTTTTCTGAAATTGCAAACACTTGACCCCGAAGATGAAAGCGCCAGTTACCGGCTCGGGATACTGGCACTAGAGCTGGACAGGAAAGAGGCGGCGGAAAAGCACTTCAAGCAGCTCTATACGTTACGGAAACGCGCCGATATCGCCGCCTATTACCTGGGCCGGCTCAGAGAGGGTGGGTCCCAACCGAAGCAGGCCATCGAGTGGTATCGGAAGGTGAATAAGGGTAAATACCGCTACAAGGCCCAGGTCCGTACTGCCCGCCTGATGGCGGGCCAGGGGCAGCTCCAGGAGGCGCGTGAGCGGCTTCAGGGGCTGCGGATACGCACCCCCAAGCAGTCTGTGCAGCTGTTTCTGTTGGAAGCCACATTGCTGAGGGATTATGGTAATCCTGGGCAGGTGATGAGCCTCTATGACAAGGCGCTTGAAGGACATCCAGAGAACGTCGAGCTGTTGTATGCCCGGGGTTTGTTTGCCGTCAGTCAAAATCGTCTGGATATTATGGAGAGGGACCTAGGGAAAATAATTGCCAGTAACCCGAAGCATGCAGGCGCTCTCAACGCGTTTGGTTATACTCTTGCAGACCAGGCGGAGCGGGTACAGGAAGCATTGGGGTTGATTCAGCGCGCCCTTGAGATCAAGCACGATGAACCGGCTTTTCTGGATAGCATGGGGTGGGTTCAGTACCGGTTGGGTAATCACCAGGAGGCACTGCGTTATCTGCGACAGGCATTTGAGACATTGCCGGATTCGGAGATTGCAGCGCACTACGGAGAGGTGCTGTGGGTGACCGGGGACCACGAGCAGGCAGGTAAAGTCTGGCAGGGTGTTTTGGATCAGGATCCTGAGAGTAAGCACATACTTGAGGTGATGCAGCGCTTGGCGCCGTGA
- the ispE gene encoding 4-(cytidine 5'-diphospho)-2-C-methyl-D-erythritol kinase encodes MKVENVRFWPAPAKLNLMLRIIGQRSDGYHLLQTVFQFLDIGDWLDFQPRDDALIRRVSTIPGVPESDDLVVKAAKVLQQATATSAGVDIHLEKQLPMGGGLGGGSSDAATTLVALNLIWNTQLSRSELARLGLALGADVPVFILGKAAWAEGVGEELIALELLEPWYLVLIPPCHVSTAAVFSDQELTRNSPRMTIADYFAGSALNDCLPVVSRRYPDVALALEWLGQFAVPKLTGTGVCVFAAFDDESKARRLLGELPVGLQGFVARGLNRSPLIARAHEEHMWSSG; translated from the coding sequence GTGAAGGTCGAAAACGTGCGCTTCTGGCCAGCGCCGGCAAAGCTGAACCTGATGCTGAGAATTATTGGTCAGCGCAGCGATGGCTATCATCTGCTCCAGACCGTTTTTCAGTTTCTAGATATTGGTGACTGGCTTGATTTTCAGCCGAGAGACGATGCCTTGATAAGGCGCGTCTCGACAATCCCCGGTGTGCCTGAGTCCGATGATTTGGTGGTGAAAGCCGCCAAAGTTTTGCAGCAGGCAACCGCTACCTCTGCCGGAGTTGATATCCATCTGGAGAAACAACTGCCCATGGGTGGCGGTCTGGGTGGCGGAAGCTCCGATGCGGCAACCACCCTGGTTGCCCTTAACCTGATTTGGAATACCCAGCTCAGTCGGTCTGAATTAGCCCGATTAGGATTGGCCCTGGGAGCCGATGTGCCTGTTTTTATCCTTGGGAAAGCGGCTTGGGCGGAAGGGGTCGGCGAGGAATTGATTGCACTGGAGCTGCTTGAACCCTGGTATCTTGTGCTCATCCCTCCTTGCCATGTCTCCACCGCAGCAGTTTTTTCTGATCAGGAATTGACACGGAACTCTCCGCGGATGACAATAGCCGACTATTTTGCCGGCAGTGCATTGAATGACTGTCTGCCCGTGGTGAGTCGACGTTATCCTGACGTGGCCCTAGCCCTTGAGTGGCTTGGGCAGTTTGCGGTGCCAAAGTTGACCGGCACGGGCGTTTGTGTTTTTGCAGCTTTTGATGACGAGTCAAAAGCGCGCAGATTGCTCGGTGAATTACCGGTAGGATTACAGGGCTTTGTTGCTCGTGGTCTCAACCGCTCGCCACTCATTGCCAGAGCGCATGAAGAGCATATGTGGTCCAGTGGATGA